Proteins encoded together in one Zonotrichia leucophrys gambelii isolate GWCS_2022_RI chromosome 1, RI_Zleu_2.0, whole genome shotgun sequence window:
- the SUCLA2 gene encoding succinate--CoA ligase [ADP-forming] subunit beta, mitochondrial: MAASMICSRVAAGLRGSGFRASLGSTAGKVLAGGPGILNNHGFQLQQQQQRRLSLHEYLSMGLLKEAGIAVPHGVVANTPDEAYKIAKEIGSKDIVIKAQVLAGGRGKGTFEGGLKGGVKIVFSPEEAKAVSSQMIGKKLFTKQTGEKGRICNQVFVCERRYPRREYYFAITMERSFQGPVLIGSSQGGVNIEDVAAENPEAIIKEPIDIVEGIKKEQAVRLAQKMGFPPNLVDEAAENMIKLYNLFLKYDATMIEINPMVEDASGVVLCMDAKINFDSNSAYRQKKIFDMQDWTQEDQRDKDAAKADLNYIGLDGNIGCLVNGAGLAMATMDIIKLHGGTPANFLDVGGGATAQQVTEAFKLITSDKKVLAILVNIFGGIMRCDVIAQGIVTAVKDLELKVPIVVRLQGTRVDDAKALITASGLKILACDDLDEAAKMVVKLSEIVSLAKQAHVDVKFQLPI; the protein is encoded by the exons ATGGCGGCCTCCATGATCTGCAGCCGGGTGGCGGCCGGGCTGAGGGGCAGCGGCTTCCGCGCCTCGCTGGGCTCCACCGCGGGGAAG gtACTTGCTGGAGGTCCTGGAATACTCAACAATCATGGGTTTCAATTGCAGCAACAGCAACAGAGGAGGCTATCACTGCATGAATACCTGAGCATGGGACTGTTGAAGGAGGCTGGCATTGCTGTTCCACATGGAGTGGTTGCCAATACGCCAGATGAAGCTTACAAAATAGCAAAAGAAATAG GTTCAAAGGATATTGTGATAAAAGCACAGGTCTTAGCTGGTGGTAGAGGAAAAGGAACATTTGAAGGTGGCCTCAAAGGAGGAGTGAAAATAGTTTTTTC TCCAGAAGAGGCAAAAGCTGTCTCCTCCCAAATGATTGGAAAGAAATTGTTTACCAAGCAGACAGGAGAGAAGGGCAGGATATGCAATCAAGTATTTGTCTGTGAACGCAGATATCCCAGGAGAGAATACTATTTTGCAATAACAATGGAAAGGTCTTTTCAA GGTCCTGTGCTGATAGGCAGTTCTCAGGGTGGTGTTAATATTGAAGATGTTGCTGCAGAGAATCCTGAGGCGATAATTAAGGAACCCATCGATATAGTAGAAGGCATAAAAAAGGAACAAGCTGTTAGG CTTGCCcagaaaatgggatttcctCCTAATCTGGTGGATGAAGCAGCTGAAAATATGATCAAATTATATAATCTCTTTCTGAAATATGATGCTACCATGATAGAAATAAATCCTATGGTGGAAGATGCATCAGGAGTTG tgtTGTGTATGGATGCAAAGATAAACTTTGACAGCAATTCAGCCTATCGTCAGAAGAAGATCTTTGATATGCAGGATTGGACACAGGAAGACCAAAGAGACAAGgatgctgcaaaagcagatCTCAACTATATTGGGTTGGATGGAAACATAGGCTGCTTAG TCAATGGTGCTGGTTTAGCTATGGCCACAATGGATATAATTAAACTTCACGGCGGAACTCCAGCAAACTTCCTTGATGTTGGTGGTGGTGCTACAGCGCAGCAAGTGACAGAAGCCTTTAAGCTTATTACCTCTGATAAAAAG GTACTGGCTATTCTGGTAAATATTTTTGGTGGCATTATGAGATGTGATGTCATAGCACAAGGCATCGTTACGGCAGTAAAGGATTTGGAGCTGAAAGTTCCTATTGTGGTACGGTTGCAAG GTACACGAGTTGATGATGCCAAAGCTTTAATAACAGCTAGTGGCCTCAAAATCCTCGCGTGCGATGACTTGGATGAAGCTGCAAAAATG gtgGTGAAGCTGTCTGAAATAGTAAGCTTAGCAAAACAAGCTCATGTGGATGTTAAATTTCAGTTGCCAATCTGA